In Thermosynechococcus sichuanensis E542, a single genomic region encodes these proteins:
- the cysW gene encoding sulfate ABC transporter permease subunit CysW: MRSVKPSPTQEKPWLHALLIVIAIGYLALVLLIPAANVLFQAFHKGVLPFLENLLEPDFLHAVWLTFALALVVVPLNTVFGLCAAWAIARHRFPGRTLLLSMIDLPFSISPVVAGLMLVLVYGRNGWFGGWLQALDIRVIFSFPGMVLATAFVSLPFVAREVIPVLEEIGTEQEEAAKTLGANEWQTFWRVTLPNIRWGLLYGVLLTNARVMGEFGAVAVVSGNVAGLTQTLPLFVEDAYKNYNTESAYAAAVILGLLALVTLVVKEILERKTGIKPNA, translated from the coding sequence ATGCGGAGCGTTAAACCCTCGCCCACCCAAGAAAAGCCGTGGCTGCACGCCCTTTTGATTGTCATTGCTATCGGCTACTTAGCCTTGGTGCTTTTGATTCCAGCGGCCAATGTCCTTTTCCAAGCCTTTCACAAGGGAGTCCTGCCCTTTCTGGAAAATTTGCTGGAGCCAGATTTTCTGCATGCGGTGTGGCTGACGTTTGCCCTTGCCTTGGTAGTCGTGCCCTTAAACACGGTCTTTGGCCTCTGTGCCGCTTGGGCGATCGCCCGCCATCGCTTTCCGGGCCGCACCCTGTTGCTCAGCATGATTGACTTACCCTTTTCCATCTCCCCCGTTGTTGCCGGACTGATGCTCGTACTGGTCTATGGCCGCAATGGCTGGTTTGGCGGCTGGCTGCAAGCTTTAGATATTCGCGTTATTTTCTCTTTTCCGGGGATGGTGCTGGCAACGGCCTTTGTGAGTTTGCCCTTTGTGGCGCGAGAAGTCATCCCTGTCCTAGAAGAAATTGGCACTGAGCAGGAGGAAGCCGCAAAAACCCTAGGCGCCAATGAGTGGCAAACCTTTTGGCGAGTCACCCTGCCCAATATCCGCTGGGGGCTGCTCTATGGGGTCTTGTTGACCAATGCGCGGGTAATGGGGGAGTTTGGCGCAGTGGCAGTGGTTTCTGGTAATGTGGCGGGTTTGACGCAAACCCTGCCCCTCTTTGTGGAAGATGCCTACAAAAACTACAACACAGAGTCGGCCTACGCCGCAGCCGTGATCCTTGGTCTCTTGGCCTTGGTGACACTGGTGGTGAAGGAAATTTTAGAGCGCAAAACCGGCATCAAGCCCAATGCTTAG